The Frondihabitans australicus genome includes a region encoding these proteins:
- the rpsH gene encoding 30S ribosomal protein S8, which produces MTMTDPVADLLTRLRNANSAYHDTVSLPSSKLKSHIAEILKREGFIEAWKVEDARVGQTLTIDLKYGPARERSFVGIKRVSKPGLRVYAKSTEIPQVLGGLGVAILSTSSGLLTDREAEQKGVGGEVLAYVW; this is translated from the coding sequence ATGACGATGACAGATCCGGTCGCAGACCTGCTGACCAGACTGCGCAACGCGAACTCGGCATACCACGACACCGTGTCGCTGCCGAGCTCGAAGCTCAAGTCACACATCGCCGAGATCCTCAAGCGCGAGGGTTTCATCGAGGCCTGGAAGGTCGAGGACGCCCGCGTGGGCCAGACCCTGACCATCGACCTCAAGTACGGCCCCGCACGTGAGCGCTCCTTCGTGGGCATCAAGCGCGTGTCGAAGCCCGGCCTCCGCGTCTACGCGAAGTCGACCGAGATCCCTCAGGTCCTCGGCGGGCTCGGCGTGGCCATCCTTTCGACTTCCTCCGGTCTTCTCACCGACCGCGAGGCCGAGCAGAAGGGCGTGGGTGGGGAAGTCCTCGCCTACGTGTGGTGA
- the rplF gene encoding 50S ribosomal protein L6 — protein sequence MSRIGRLPISIPAGVDVKIDGQAVSVKGPKGELSLVIASPIEAKVEEGTVLVTRPDDERESRSLHGLTRTLIANQIIGVTEGYSKGLEIVGTGYRVQAKGQNVEFALGYSHPITVEPPQGISFTVEGNNKLTVSGIDKQAVGEVAANIRKLRKPEPYKGKGVRYAGEVVRRKAGKSGK from the coding sequence ATGTCACGAATCGGACGACTTCCCATCTCGATCCCTGCCGGGGTCGACGTGAAGATCGACGGCCAGGCCGTCTCTGTCAAGGGCCCGAAGGGTGAGCTCTCGCTCGTCATCGCCAGCCCCATCGAGGCCAAGGTCGAGGAGGGTACCGTGCTGGTGACCCGTCCCGACGACGAGCGCGAGTCGCGTTCGCTGCACGGCCTCACCCGCACCCTGATCGCGAATCAGATCATCGGCGTCACCGAGGGCTATTCCAAGGGCCTCGAGATCGTCGGCACCGGTTACCGCGTGCAGGCCAAGGGCCAGAACGTCGAGTTCGCCCTCGGCTACTCGCACCCGATCACCGTCGAGCCGCCCCAGGGCATCAGCTTCACGGTCGAGGGCAACAACAAGCTCACCGTCTCCGGCATCGACAAGCAGGCCGTGGGCGAGGTCGCCGCGAACATCCGCAAGCTGCGCAAGCCCGAGCCCTACAAGGGCAAGGGCGTCCGCTACGCCGGCGAGGTCGTTCGTCGCAAGGCCGGAAAGTCAGGTAAGTAA
- the rplR gene encoding 50S ribosomal protein L18, producing MGLGTRGKSKSAATSRRHTRLRKKIVGTEERPRLVVNRSARHVFVQVVDDSKGHTVASASTLEADLRTFDGDKTAKARKVGELVAERAKAAGIDAVVFDRGGNKYAGRVAAIAEGAREGGLNL from the coding sequence ATGGGTCTCGGAACCAGAGGTAAGAGCAAGTCGGCCGCTACCAGCCGCCGTCACACTCGCCTGCGCAAGAAGATCGTGGGCACCGAAGAGCGCCCCCGTCTCGTCGTCAACCGTTCGGCCCGCCACGTGTTCGTGCAGGTCGTCGACGACAGCAAGGGCCACACCGTTGCCAGTGCGTCGACCCTCGAGGCCGACCTCCGCACCTTCGACGGTGACAAGACGGCCAAGGCCCGCAAGGTCGGCGAGCTCGTCGCCGAGCGCGCGAAGGCCGCCGGAATCGACGCGGTCGTCTTCGACCGCGGTGGCAACAAGTACGCCGGTCGCGTCGCGGCAATCGCCGAGGGCGCCCGGGAAGGTGGGTTGAACCTGTGA